The following proteins are co-located in the Pseudomonas cavernae genome:
- a CDS encoding DUF485 domain-containing protein: MNDSIYKRIHQNPRFHELVAKRERFAWILSAIMLGLYVAFILIIAFEPQVLGTKISEGSPITWGIPAGVGLILSAFVLTGIYVQRANGEFDEMNKEILKEAQQ, encoded by the coding sequence ATGAACGACAGCATCTACAAGCGGATTCACCAGAATCCGCGTTTCCACGAACTGGTAGCCAAGCGTGAGCGGTTCGCCTGGATACTCTCAGCCATCATGCTCGGCCTGTATGTGGCCTTCATCCTGATCATCGCCTTCGAGCCGCAAGTGCTCGGGACCAAGATCAGCGAGGGCTCGCCGATCACTTGGGGTATCCCCGCCGGCGTGGGCTTGATCCTTTCCGCCTTCGTGCTGACCGGTATCTACGTCCAACGTGCCAACGGCGAGTTCGACGAGATGAACAAGGAAATTCTCAAGGAGGCGCAGCAATGA
- a CDS encoding CynX/NimT family MFS transporter translates to MQPLSRAMLLLALMLAAINLRPGITSLAPLIERIASELALSRGLISLTTALPVLCMGLLAPLAPRLAMRFGLERTILCCLGLIGGALLLRLGGHSSPILIGSAALVGIGIAVAGPLLSGFIKRHFVGHVGRVVIWYSFGMTLGGAGGAVLTAPVTQLLGDNWAFGLAAWALPALLALALWLRVPNQRESADEVGGGGLPWGEPRAWLITAFFAIQAGLFYALTTWLVARYHEAGLTLLHSNALFSTFMLVGLVSAYVLPWLAQRFDNRYQLLVICGLASTLCLGMITFLPTFQPELWAVLLGFGLSGSFALSLVLPLYEVHTPLAVSRWTAMMLFAGYSIGSLAPVLSGLGRDLAGNYQLPFMVLTVLALLLSVLAWRLQPRGQNAETGGL, encoded by the coding sequence GTGCAACCCCTATCGCGCGCCATGCTCCTGCTGGCGCTGATGCTGGCGGCGATCAACCTGCGCCCCGGCATCACCTCGCTTGCCCCACTGATCGAACGCATCGCCAGCGAACTGGCCCTGAGCCGCGGGCTGATCAGCCTGACCACCGCCTTGCCGGTGCTGTGCATGGGCCTGCTCGCGCCCTTGGCGCCGCGACTGGCCATGCGTTTCGGTCTGGAGCGCACCATCCTCTGCTGCTTGGGCTTGATCGGCGGCGCCTTGCTGCTGCGCCTGGGCGGGCATTCCAGCCCGATCCTGATCGGCAGTGCGGCGCTGGTCGGCATAGGTATCGCCGTGGCCGGGCCGTTGCTGTCCGGCTTCATCAAGCGTCACTTCGTCGGCCATGTCGGCCGCGTGGTCATCTGGTATTCCTTCGGCATGACCCTCGGCGGAGCCGGCGGCGCGGTGCTGACGGCGCCGGTGACGCAGCTGCTGGGCGATAACTGGGCCTTTGGTTTGGCGGCCTGGGCCTTGCCGGCGCTGCTGGCGCTGGCGTTGTGGCTGCGCGTGCCGAACCAGCGCGAGAGTGCTGACGAGGTGGGTGGCGGCGGCTTGCCCTGGGGCGAGCCGCGGGCTTGGCTGATCACCGCGTTCTTCGCCATCCAGGCCGGGCTGTTCTATGCCCTGACCACCTGGCTGGTGGCGCGTTACCACGAGGCCGGGCTGACGCTGCTGCACAGCAATGCGCTGTTCAGCACCTTTATGCTGGTCGGCCTGGTCAGCGCTTATGTCCTGCCCTGGCTGGCGCAGCGCTTCGACAATCGTTACCAGTTGCTGGTGATCTGTGGCCTCGCCTCGACCCTATGCCTGGGCATGATCACCTTCCTACCGACCTTCCAGCCCGAGCTGTGGGCGGTGCTACTGGGTTTCGGTCTCAGTGGCTCTTTCGCCTTGTCGCTGGTGTTGCCTTTATATGAGGTGCACACGCCGCTGGCGGTCAGTCGCTGGACGGCGATGATGCTGTTCGCCGGTTACAGCATTGGCAGCCTTGCCCCGGTGTTGTCCGGTCTGGGGCGCGACCTGGCCGGTAACTACCAACTGCCGTTCATGGTCCTGACCGTGCTCGCTCTGCTGCTGAGTGTTCTGGCCTGGCGCCTGCAACCGCGCGGCCAGAACGCTGAAACAGGGGGCCTGTGA
- a CDS encoding cation acetate symporter produces MIARILTALGLMVIAPALWAAGAIEGEVQRQPLNVSAIVMFVVFVGFTLYITYWASQRSKSAADFYTAGGSITGFQNGLAIAGDYMSAASFLGISALVYASGYDGLIYSIGFLVGWPIILFLIAERLRNLGKYTFADVASYRLGQKQIRVLSASGSLVVVAFYLIAQMVGAGKLIELLFGLNYHVAVVLVGILMVMYVLFGGMLATTWVQIIKAVMLLSGASFMAIMVLKYVNFDIGTLFSEAIKVHPKGEAIMSPGGLVKDPISAISLGLALMFGTAGLPHILMRFFTVSDAKEARKSVFWATGFIGYFYILTFIIGFGAILLVSTNPAFKDATGALLGGNNMAAVHLADAVGGSLFLGFISAVAFATILAVVAGLTLSGASAVSHDLYASVIKEGKANEKDELRVSKITTVVLGVLAIGLGILFEKQNIAFMVGLAFSIAASCNFPVLILSMYWKKLTTRGAMIGGWLGLITAVALMILGPTIWVQILGHEKAIFPYEYPALFSIAVAFVGIWFFSITDTSKAASEERSRFFSQFVRSQTGLGATGAVAH; encoded by the coding sequence ATGATCGCGCGCATTCTCACCGCCCTTGGCCTGATGGTCATCGCCCCGGCTCTGTGGGCCGCCGGCGCAATCGAAGGCGAGGTGCAGCGTCAGCCGCTCAACGTCTCGGCCATCGTCATGTTTGTCGTCTTCGTCGGCTTCACCCTGTACATCACCTACTGGGCTTCCCAGCGCAGCAAGTCGGCCGCCGACTTCTACACCGCCGGCGGTAGCATCACCGGCTTCCAGAATGGTCTGGCGATCGCCGGTGACTACATGTCGGCGGCGTCCTTCCTGGGGATTTCCGCCCTGGTGTACGCCTCCGGCTATGACGGCCTGATCTATTCGATCGGCTTCCTGGTCGGCTGGCCGATCATTCTGTTCCTGATCGCCGAACGCCTGCGCAACCTCGGCAAGTACACCTTCGCCGACGTGGCCTCCTACCGCCTCGGGCAGAAGCAGATTCGCGTGCTGTCCGCCAGCGGCTCGCTGGTGGTGGTAGCCTTCTACCTGATCGCGCAGATGGTCGGCGCCGGCAAGCTGATCGAGTTGCTGTTCGGGCTGAACTACCACGTCGCCGTGGTCCTGGTGGGCATCCTGATGGTCATGTACGTGCTGTTCGGCGGCATGCTGGCGACCACTTGGGTGCAGATCATCAAGGCCGTGATGCTGCTCTCCGGCGCCTCCTTCATGGCGATCATGGTGCTCAAGTATGTCAACTTCGACATCGGCACCCTGTTCAGCGAAGCCATCAAGGTGCACCCGAAAGGCGAGGCGATCATGAGCCCCGGCGGCCTGGTGAAAGACCCGATTTCGGCGATTTCCCTCGGCCTGGCGCTGATGTTCGGTACTGCTGGCCTGCCGCACATCCTGATGCGCTTCTTCACCGTCAGCGATGCCAAGGAAGCGCGTAAGAGCGTGTTCTGGGCCACTGGCTTCATCGGCTACTTCTACATCCTGACCTTCATCATCGGCTTCGGCGCGATCCTGCTGGTCAGCACCAATCCGGCGTTCAAGGACGCGACTGGCGCCCTGCTGGGTGGCAACAACATGGCCGCGGTGCACCTGGCCGATGCGGTAGGCGGCAGTCTGTTCCTCGGCTTCATCTCGGCCGTGGCGTTCGCCACCATTCTCGCAGTGGTTGCCGGTCTGACCCTGTCCGGCGCCTCGGCGGTGTCGCACGACCTGTACGCCAGCGTGATCAAGGAAGGCAAAGCCAACGAGAAGGATGAGCTGCGCGTCTCGAAAATCACCACCGTGGTGCTCGGTGTGCTGGCCATCGGCCTGGGCATCCTGTTCGAGAAGCAGAACATCGCCTTCATGGTCGGCCTGGCATTCTCCATCGCGGCCAGCTGCAACTTCCCGGTACTGATCCTCTCCATGTACTGGAAGAAGCTCACCACCCGCGGGGCGATGATCGGCGGCTGGCTCGGCCTGATCACCGCCGTGGCGCTGATGATCCTTGGCCCAACCATCTGGGTGCAGATCCTCGGCCACGAGAAAGCCATCTTCCCGTATGAGTACCCGGCGCTGTTCTCGATTGCTGTGGCCTTCGTCGGCATCTGGTTCTTCTCGATCACCGACACTTCCAAGGCTGCCAGCGAAGAGCGTTCGCGCTTCTTCTCGCAGTTCGTCCGTTCGCAAACCGGCCTGGGCGCCACTGGTGCGGTCGCCCACTGA
- a CDS encoding inorganic phosphate transporter: protein MFDLLSGLDAWVLVSLVLALAFVLFFEFINGFHDTANAVATVIYTNAMPAHLAVILSGIFNFLGVLLGGVGVAYAIVHLLPVELLINVNTGHGLAMVFSLLTAAIAWNLGTWYFGIPASSSHTLIGSILGVGLANALISEISLADGVNWQKAIDIGISLVLSPMAGFAVAALLLLGLRWWLPVSKMHNTPESRKEIKGKKHPPFWNRLVLVLSAMAVSFVHGSNDGQKGIGLIMLVLIGIVPGLFVLDLNSTTYQIERTRDATLHLSQFYERNQATLGDYLALGKSNDTDLPELFRCEPKQTEMTIAALLADLKNVTDYNALDAEKRIEVRRYLLCLDDTAKKVGKLEGLSAREKADLNKLRKDLTATTEYAPFWVIFAVALALGIGTMVGWKRVVLTVGEKIGKQGMTYAQGMAAQITAACAIGMANVFSLPVSTTHVLSSGVAGTMVANKSGLQGGTVRTILLAWVLTLPTTVCLAAGLFWLATRFVG, encoded by the coding sequence ATGTTCGATCTTCTCAGCGGGCTTGATGCCTGGGTGCTCGTGAGCCTGGTGCTGGCCTTGGCCTTCGTGCTCTTCTTCGAGTTCATCAACGGCTTCCACGACACCGCCAACGCAGTGGCCACGGTGATTTACACCAATGCCATGCCTGCCCATCTGGCGGTGATCCTCTCGGGTATCTTCAACTTCTTAGGGGTGTTGCTCGGCGGTGTCGGGGTGGCCTATGCCATCGTCCATCTGCTGCCGGTGGAGTTGCTGATCAACGTCAACACCGGCCATGGCCTGGCCATGGTGTTCTCCCTGCTGACGGCGGCCATCGCCTGGAACCTGGGCACCTGGTATTTCGGCATTCCGGCGTCCAGTTCGCACACGCTGATCGGCTCGATCCTCGGCGTCGGCCTGGCCAACGCGCTGATCAGCGAAATTTCGCTGGCCGATGGGGTCAACTGGCAGAAGGCGATCGATATCGGCATTTCCCTGGTGCTCTCGCCGATGGCTGGTTTTGCCGTCGCCGCGTTGCTGCTGCTGGGGCTGAGGTGGTGGTTGCCGGTGTCGAAGATGCACAACACCCCGGAGAGCCGCAAGGAGATCAAGGGCAAGAAGCATCCACCGTTCTGGAATCGTCTGGTCTTGGTGCTGTCGGCCATGGCCGTGAGCTTCGTGCACGGCTCCAACGACGGCCAGAAGGGCATCGGCCTGATCATGCTGGTGCTGATCGGCATCGTGCCCGGCCTGTTCGTGCTGGACCTGAACAGCACCACCTACCAGATCGAGCGGACCCGCGACGCCACCCTGCACCTGAGCCAGTTCTACGAGCGCAACCAGGCGACCCTCGGCGACTACCTGGCGCTCGGCAAGAGCAATGACACCGACCTGCCCGAGCTGTTCCGCTGCGAGCCGAAGCAGACCGAGATGACCATCGCCGCCCTGCTCGCCGATCTCAAGAACGTCACCGACTACAACGCCCTGGATGCCGAGAAGCGCATCGAGGTGCGCCGCTACCTGCTCTGCCTGGATGACACCGCGAAGAAGGTGGGCAAGCTCGAAGGCCTTTCCGCGCGGGAGAAGGCCGACCTCAACAAGCTGCGCAAAGACCTCACCGCGACCACCGAATACGCGCCGTTCTGGGTCATCTTCGCCGTCGCCCTGGCGCTCGGTATCGGCACCATGGTCGGCTGGAAGCGCGTGGTGCTGACGGTTGGCGAGAAGATCGGCAAGCAGGGCATGACCTATGCCCAGGGCATGGCTGCGCAGATCACCGCCGCCTGCGCCATTGGTATGGCCAACGTGTTCAGCCTGCCGGTGTCGACCACCCACGTGCTGTCTTCCGGCGTGGCCGGCACCATGGTGGCGAACAAGAGCGGCCTGCAGGGTGGCACCGTGCGTACCATCCTGCTGGCCTGGGTGCTGACCCTGCCCACCACGGTGTGCCTGGCAGCCGGCCTGTTCTGGTTGGCGACGCGCTTCGTCGGCTAA
- a CDS encoding YnfA family protein: MLNYLWFFLAALFEIAGCYTFWLWLRLGKSAWWLAPGLLSLTLFALLLTRVEAAYAGRAYAAYGGIYIVASLLWLMLIERTRPLASDWLGVALCVLGASIVLLGPRFSQP; this comes from the coding sequence ATGCTCAACTATCTGTGGTTCTTCCTCGCCGCGCTGTTCGAAATCGCCGGTTGCTACACATTCTGGCTATGGCTGCGCCTGGGCAAGAGCGCCTGGTGGCTGGCGCCCGGTCTGCTCAGCCTGACGCTGTTCGCCCTGCTGCTGACCCGCGTCGAGGCGGCCTATGCCGGGCGCGCCTATGCGGCCTATGGCGGCATTTATATCGTGGCCTCGCTGCTCTGGTTGATGCTGATCGAACGCACCCGGCCGCTGGCCAGCGACTGGCTGGGCGTAGCGCTGTGCGTGCTGGGCGCCAGCATCGTGCTGCTCGGTCCGCGTTTTTCCCAGCCGTAG
- a CDS encoding YheU family protein, whose translation MLIPHHLLEAGTLTRLIEDFVTREGTDNGDDTELETRVQRVRRALEKGEAVIVFDPESEQCQLALKRDVPREWLEQG comes from the coding sequence ATGCTGATCCCCCACCACTTGCTGGAAGCCGGCACCCTCACCCGCCTGATCGAGGACTTCGTCACCCGCGAGGGCACCGACAATGGCGACGACACCGAGCTGGAGACCCGCGTGCAACGGGTGCGCCGGGCGCTGGAGAAAGGCGAGGCGGTGATCGTCTTCGATCCGGAAAGCGAACAATGCCAGCTCGCCCTCAAGCGCGATGTGCCGCGCGAGTGGCTGGAGCAGGGATAG
- a CDS encoding SDR family oxidoreductase produces the protein MQNRIMITGAGSGLGREIALRWAREGSRLALGDVNESGLAETLKLVREAGGDGFTQRCDVRDYSQLTAFAQACEEKFGGIDIIVNNAGVASGGFFDELSLEDWDWQIAINLMGVVKGCKAFLPLLERSKGKIINIASMAALMQGPAMSNYNVAKAGVLALSESLLVELKQQEIGVHVVCPSFFQTNLLDSFRGPTPAMKSQIGKLLEGSPISAADIADYIYQEVAKGAFMILPHEMGRAAWALKQKNPQALYDEMANMAEKMRAKAKQG, from the coding sequence ATGCAAAACCGCATCATGATCACTGGCGCCGGTTCCGGCCTCGGTCGGGAAATCGCCCTGCGCTGGGCGCGCGAAGGCAGCCGTCTGGCGCTGGGCGACGTCAACGAGTCGGGCCTGGCGGAAACCCTCAAGCTGGTGCGCGAGGCCGGTGGCGATGGCTTCACCCAGCGCTGCGACGTGCGTGACTACAGCCAGCTCACCGCCTTCGCCCAGGCCTGCGAGGAGAAATTCGGCGGCATCGACATCATCGTCAATAACGCCGGGGTGGCCTCGGGCGGCTTCTTCGACGAGCTGTCACTGGAAGACTGGGACTGGCAGATCGCGATCAACCTGATGGGCGTGGTCAAGGGCTGCAAGGCCTTCCTGCCGCTGCTCGAACGCAGCAAGGGCAAGATCATCAACATCGCCTCGATGGCGGCGCTGATGCAGGGCCCGGCGATGAGCAACTACAACGTCGCCAAGGCCGGGGTGTTGGCGCTGTCCGAGAGCCTGCTGGTGGAGCTCAAACAACAGGAGATCGGCGTGCATGTGGTCTGCCCGTCGTTCTTCCAGACCAACTTGCTGGACTCCTTCCGCGGTCCGACCCCGGCGATGAAATCACAGATTGGCAAGCTGCTCGAGGGCTCGCCGATCAGCGCGGCGGATATCGCCGACTACATCTACCAGGAAGTCGCCAAGGGCGCGTTCATGATCCTGCCGCACGAGATGGGCCGCGCCGCCTGGGCGCTCAAGCAGAAGAACCCGCAGGCGCTCTACGACGAGATGGCCAACATGGCCGAGAAGATGCGCGCGAAGGCCAAGCAAGGCTGA
- a CDS encoding DUF2784 domain-containing protein: MDIGWWYRLAADAVVVVHGLFILFVLCGGLLVLRWPRLAWLHLPAAGWGALVELRHLVCPLTPLENSLRQAAGEAGYATGFVEHYLIPLIYPPGLTVQVQLWLGGAVILVNLVVYGWLWLRWRKGRR, translated from the coding sequence ATGGATATCGGTTGGTGGTACCGCCTGGCGGCCGATGCGGTGGTCGTGGTGCACGGGCTGTTCATCCTCTTCGTGCTGTGCGGCGGCCTGCTGGTGCTGCGCTGGCCCCGGCTGGCCTGGCTGCATCTGCCGGCGGCGGGCTGGGGTGCGCTGGTGGAGCTGCGGCATCTGGTTTGCCCATTGACGCCGCTGGAGAACAGTCTGCGCCAGGCCGCCGGCGAAGCCGGCTATGCCACGGGTTTCGTCGAGCATTATCTGATTCCGCTGATCTACCCTCCCGGGCTGACCGTACAGGTTCAGCTCTGGCTGGGCGGTGCGGTGATCTTGGTCAACCTGGTGGTCTATGGCTGGCTGTGGCTGCGCTGGCGTAAGGGGCGGCGTTGA